A genomic segment from Flavobacterium litorale encodes:
- a CDS encoding FAD/NAD(P)-binding protein, producing the protein MNRTLVKKVAIIGCGPRGLSALESLYKFYVSNGTNYKLKIIVFERTGNFGNGQVYDQNQTSYNWLNLSERGLTIPEREAIVVDDINIDGFPSFQTWAKYEHTSDKSIDVFPQRATLGNYLNERFQSIKTVIENNGSIETYTSLITSLKYSNSKFELISDEDDSFTADEVVLTIGHQPTYNSAQINKWKNFVSQNSNLSLITETYPIESTLESIPQDNNEIGLRGFGLAMIDLSRSIAHYFGGHFEIIDEFTQKMKFHPSKNSFYKIFPFSLNGLPMAPKPINKKVDDLFLPTTQHFNILKANLESATLNAKQIQSESFLIDVMAQVITSVFIGLKDKTVKHSYNSEEILAITKSWISEGTSSSEICLSENLNPVAIMTEYAGMATNTLPISLDYCIGQVWRHCHPTLYKQLSYKEFSEDVMSKIIGLDNKLKRLTFGPPLASIQQLLAMIESGVMNLKIVDDPDILCTEKGWHLDSEDDTAVVTTMINTVLDPPKVLEVKSNLVTQLLNDDYIKPIHSELGIETYVDGIVALSDTDKKIPLALLGRLAKGTLFGVDAILECFNQRSDNWAKGVVKRLNNVTEVVGDKPEPTV; encoded by the coding sequence TCGTATAACTGGTTGAACCTATCGGAAAGGGGGCTTACTATTCCAGAAAGAGAAGCAATTGTAGTTGATGATATAAATATAGATGGTTTTCCATCATTTCAAACGTGGGCAAAATACGAACATACGTCGGATAAGAGTATTGACGTTTTTCCGCAGAGGGCAACTTTAGGAAACTATTTAAATGAGCGTTTTCAATCTATAAAAACAGTAATTGAAAATAACGGCTCCATAGAAACCTACACATCTTTAATAACCAGTTTAAAATATTCCAATTCCAAATTTGAACTGATTTCAGATGAAGATGATTCGTTCACAGCAGATGAGGTAGTATTAACCATAGGGCATCAGCCAACCTACAATTCAGCACAAATTAACAAGTGGAAAAATTTTGTAAGCCAAAATTCAAATCTGAGTTTAATAACGGAAACCTATCCTATAGAATCAACCCTAGAAAGCATACCTCAAGATAATAACGAAATAGGACTTAGAGGTTTTGGATTGGCTATGATTGATTTATCAAGAAGTATAGCACATTATTTTGGAGGACATTTTGAAATTATAGATGAATTTACCCAGAAAATGAAGTTTCATCCAAGTAAAAATAGTTTTTACAAAATATTTCCATTTTCGTTAAATGGTTTACCAATGGCTCCAAAACCGATAAATAAAAAGGTAGACGACTTATTTTTGCCAACTACACAACACTTTAATATACTTAAAGCTAATTTAGAGTCTGCGACTTTAAATGCCAAGCAGATACAATCAGAAAGTTTTTTGATTGATGTGATGGCACAAGTAATTACCAGTGTATTTATAGGTCTCAAAGATAAAACAGTAAAACATTCGTATAATTCGGAAGAGATTCTTGCTATAACCAAATCGTGGATTAGCGAGGGAACATCCAGCTCAGAAATTTGCCTGTCTGAAAATTTGAACCCTGTAGCGATTATGACTGAATATGCTGGTATGGCAACCAACACGTTACCAATAAGTTTAGATTATTGTATTGGTCAGGTATGGCGTCACTGTCATCCAACATTATACAAACAGCTATCTTACAAAGAATTTTCAGAAGATGTGATGAGCAAGATAATAGGACTAGATAATAAACTAAAAAGGCTAACATTTGGACCTCCTTTGGCAAGTATACAGCAATTACTCGCCATGATTGAATCGGGTGTTATGAACTTAAAAATTGTAGATGATCCTGATATTTTGTGTACTGAAAAGGGATGGCATTTGGACTCTGAGGATGATACTGCTGTAGTTACAACTATGATTAATACAGTGCTTGATCCGCCGAAAGTTTTGGAAGTTAAATCGAATCTTGTTACTCAATTGCTAAACGACGATTATATAAAGCCAATACACTCTGAACTAGGGATAGAAACTTATGTAGATGGAATAGTTGCACTATCTGACACGGATAAAAAAATTCCGTTGGCACTTTTAGGGCGATTAGCAAAAGGGACGCTATTTGGGGTTGATGCTATTTTAGAATGTTTTAACCAACGCTCTGATAATTGGGCAAAGGGTGTGGTTAAACGCTTAAACAATGTTACCGAGGTTGTTGGGGATAAACCTGAACCAACTGTATAA
- a CDS encoding DUF421 domain-containing protein, whose product MTLENAIWLVLSVLGIFSTIIIITRIFGLRTFAKMSSFDFASTIAVGSVLAAIILNSNYSLTKGAIVLAAIIGFQTLFSYLVRKNNLFKEIFTNKPQIIMWNGEILYKKLKQCNIGEDDLIAKLREANIHSFDEVKAVVFESTGDVSVIHNSENKAIAPKLLSNVNTQDIDI is encoded by the coding sequence ATGACTTTAGAGAATGCTATTTGGCTGGTTTTATCTGTGCTTGGTATATTTAGTACCATTATAATTATAACCCGAATATTTGGTTTAAGAACATTTGCAAAAATGTCTAGTTTCGATTTTGCATCAACAATAGCCGTAGGGTCTGTTTTGGCAGCTATCATCCTCAACAGCAATTACTCCTTAACAAAAGGTGCCATTGTATTAGCAGCAATTATTGGATTCCAAACCCTATTTTCATATCTGGTCAGAAAAAATAATCTATTCAAAGAAATCTTCACGAATAAGCCACAAATTATAATGTGGAATGGTGAAATTCTTTATAAAAAACTCAAACAATGTAATATTGGCGAGGACGATTTAATTGCCAAGTTAAGGGAAGCTAATATACATAGTTTTGACGAGGTAAAAGCAGTAGTTTTTGAAAGCACAGGCGATGTTTCTGTTATACACAATAGCGAAAACAAGGCTATTGCACCAAAATTACTGAGCAATGTAAATACTCAGGACATAGATATCTGA
- a CDS encoding SemiSWEET family sugar transporter, which translates to MNISIDEVVGTLAGIFTTIAVIPQIYKAIKTRRVSDVSPFMFIILCLGVGFWTIYGFLKHDWPIIITNGISLILNSVMLVILLTQNKE; encoded by the coding sequence ATGAATATTAGTATTGATGAAGTAGTGGGCACATTAGCTGGAATATTTACAACTATTGCCGTAATACCACAAATTTATAAAGCTATAAAAACTAGAAGAGTAAGCGATGTAAGCCCGTTTATGTTTATAATTTTGTGCTTAGGCGTTGGTTTCTGGACAATATACGGGTTTTTAAAGCACGATTGGCCTATAATTATTACCAATGGTATTTCGTTAATTTTAAATAGTGTAATGTTAGTTATACTACTTACACAAAACAAAGAATAA
- a CDS encoding glycosyltransferase: protein MIAYYAHNHGYEHSNAAQQFAKIFGKKSLIITASDFEFDDGIKVLKIEKEDTAYASYAPTTHNLPRYAHYLPKSLDAILHRNFHIIEYCILHNIKFAIIDVSVETAIQFRIAGIPYAYHKMAGYRNDEAHEIAFEASEFLYAYYPKLLDIGEEQAIVDKTHYLGFISRFEFRRNINSYRSDISKQYKILIITGKGDTKLTDNNIEKICTQLEDASFTVFGRKSTYNGIKNLTSVPFTSELEELILRHDIVISSCGLNLTSEILALKNKFIAVPEDRPYAEQKAICKALVANNLAVELDVENIEHCITLYDALPINIDLESYFGRMEDFKTITELKPFL from the coding sequence ATGATTGCATACTATGCACACAACCATGGTTACGAACACAGCAATGCTGCACAACAGTTTGCCAAAATTTTTGGGAAAAAGTCATTGATTATTACTGCTTCAGATTTCGAGTTTGATGATGGTATTAAAGTTCTAAAAATAGAAAAGGAAGATACAGCTTACGCAAGCTACGCACCTACAACACATAACCTACCCCGATATGCACATTATCTGCCAAAATCGTTAGATGCTATATTACATCGTAATTTTCATATTATAGAGTATTGTATACTCCACAATATAAAGTTTGCGATTATAGATGTAAGTGTAGAAACTGCTATACAGTTTAGAATTGCCGGCATTCCTTATGCCTACCATAAAATGGCAGGCTACAGAAACGATGAAGCACATGAGATTGCGTTTGAAGCTTCGGAGTTTTTGTATGCCTACTACCCCAAACTATTGGATATTGGAGAAGAGCAAGCAATTGTTGATAAAACGCATTATCTTGGATTTATATCTCGTTTCGAATTTCGAAGAAACATCAATAGCTATAGGAGTGATATTAGTAAACAATATAAAATTTTAATTATTACAGGAAAAGGAGATACAAAACTTACCGATAACAACATCGAAAAAATTTGTACTCAGCTTGAAGATGCAAGTTTTACGGTATTTGGTAGAAAAAGTACATACAACGGGATAAAGAATTTAACTTCTGTTCCTTTTACGAGTGAATTGGAGGAACTTATTTTACGACACGACATTGTTATATCATCGTGTGGTTTAAATTTAACGTCAGAAATACTAGCACTAAAAAACAAGTTTATTGCCGTGCCAGAAGACCGCCCTTATGCTGAGCAGAAAGCAATATGTAAGGCGTTGGTAGCAAATAATTTAGCAGTAGAGCTGGATGTTGAAAACATAGAGCACTGTATAACATTATACGATGCTTTGCCCATAAATATTGATTTGGAATCTTATTTTGGACGGATGGAAGACTTTAAAACGATTACTGAATTAAAACCGTTTTTATGA
- a CDS encoding helix-turn-helix domain-containing protein, which produces MKICKVSSLPLKDVIKNLASCLNVEYKENCNEYYLDIPAFIGEGQIRGVNFDNGLGIIIYKCKFNKDVRVDFSVNDVHPIKYIYSVEGPVEHSFSNESTVHLIEQYKCAIVASERNNGHVLSFPKDKKVEIVSLEIDRRKFLVNTTCELGDSTSKLQKLFKDIDAAETFYHDGFYGIEFKNLLQDISKYENQKLIRKFYLESMGLQIFVKQLEQFEDDLLNNNDRSILRVNELNRVEDISIYIKENPTEDLSIVSLSRITGLNPSKLQTGFKHLFNTTVNEYVTNTRLEKALVLLKQSDLNVSDVASGVGFSSNSYFSKIFKKKYKMSPTDYKKI; this is translated from the coding sequence ATGAAAATTTGTAAAGTAAGTTCTTTGCCCCTAAAAGATGTTATAAAAAACTTAGCTAGCTGCTTAAATGTTGAGTATAAAGAAAATTGTAACGAGTATTATTTGGATATTCCTGCATTTATAGGCGAAGGACAAATTAGGGGGGTAAATTTTGATAATGGTTTAGGAATAATCATTTATAAATGCAAATTCAATAAAGATGTACGTGTTGATTTTTCAGTAAATGATGTGCATCCCATTAAATATATTTATTCCGTTGAAGGTCCTGTAGAACATAGTTTTAGCAACGAGTCGACCGTTCACCTCATAGAGCAGTATAAATGTGCCATTGTTGCGAGCGAGCGTAATAATGGTCATGTACTATCATTCCCTAAAGATAAAAAAGTTGAGATTGTAAGCTTAGAAATTGATAGGCGAAAGTTTCTGGTAAATACTACTTGTGAATTGGGAGATTCTACCTCAAAATTGCAAAAATTGTTTAAAGATATTGATGCTGCTGAAACCTTTTACCACGATGGTTTTTATGGAATAGAGTTTAAAAATTTACTTCAGGATATATCCAAATACGAAAATCAAAAGTTAATCAGGAAATTTTATCTGGAAAGTATGGGTTTACAAATTTTTGTAAAACAGCTAGAACAGTTTGAAGATGACTTATTAAATAATAATGACCGTTCAATATTACGCGTTAACGAACTTAATAGGGTAGAAGATATTTCGATATATATAAAAGAAAATCCCACTGAAGATTTATCAATCGTTAGCCTGTCACGAATAACAGGTTTAAATCCAAGCAAACTGCAAACAGGTTTTAAACATCTTTTTAATACTACGGTTAACGAATATGTTACTAACACTAGGTTGGAAAAAGCATTGGTACTTTTAAAACAATCCGATTTAAACGTATCAGACGTAGCGAGTGGGGTAGGTTTCTCAAGTAACAGCTATTTTTCAAAAATTTTCAAGAAAAAATATAAAATGAGTCCTACTGATTATAAGAAAATTTAA
- the cas9 gene encoding type II CRISPR RNA-guided endonuclease Cas9 (Cas9, originally named Csn1, is the large, multifunctional signature protein of type II CRISPR/Cas systems. It is well known even to general audiences because its RNA-guided endonuclease activity has made it a popular tool for custom editing of eukaryotic genomes.) produces MKKILGLDLGSASIGWAFVHEDDIDKKSEIINTGVRIVPLTTEEESDFKKGNTISINADRTLKRGARRNLQRFKLRREALLEIFKEAGFIPQDYHYAEDGENTTFSTYELRAKAATEMISKEELVKVLLMINKKRGYKSSRKAKSEEEGQAIDGMAIAKELYTKNITPGQWVYTSLSEGGKYIPDFYRSDLISEFEKIVRFQNQFYPEIFNDKLLEVIKVEKSKVSDYFKTLHIELAENKGNYQEKRLQQYEWRANAVKQELTPQETAYILTEIKKQINNSSGYLGAISDRSKELYFDSLTVGQYLYQQLKENSHNSLKNQVFYRQDYMDEFDKIWKIQSKHHKELTEALRKEVRDITIFYQRRLKSQKHLISHCEFEKQHRVIPKSSPLFQEFRIWQNINAIVIKNTETKETLLLDEDAKDSLSEALNFKDNLTDLQLLKFFNLDKRVHEVNFKKIEGNRTNTALYKAFEAILRQEGQDALDFSKMDAEDIKSTTALLFKDLNIDTHIIDFNAELQGNDFDKQPYYQLWHLLYSAEDDAKLKDTLQEKFGFKPEHTHHIANVDLQADYGNLSAKAIKKILPELKDGHMYDKACDMAGYNHSSSLTKEENENRPLKEKLELLKKNSLRNPVVEKILNQMINLVNAIIADPTMGTPNDIRVELARELKANSEQRGEMTRAINKATKEHEEIRKLLKSEFGIPRVTRNDIIRYKLWKETNGISIYTGKCIEASKLFTKEYDIEHIIPKSRLFDDSFSNKTLCERQFNIDKANRTAFSICQEKHSEFEFEQYQKRVNELFTSGKIKYTKYKKLLMADNEIPEGFIERQLRESQYIAKKAKELLQEVSRNVTPTIGSITDRLREDWELIEVMKELNWDKYHKLGLTREETGKGGERLRKINDWTKRNDHRHHAMDALTVAFTKPQYINYLNNLNARDRDGKKINSILGIEEKYLEYKKGKLKFKSPIPNFREEAKKHLENIIVSYKAKNKVVTKNKNITKTAKGTNSKIQLTPRGQLHKETVYGKIVQYNKKQVKVNAGFTADVIKQVVNAAYKDALLTRLEANDGDPKKAFTGKNSLTKNPVYLNNNTQVVPDKVEISSPIEVYTIRKEVTPDNFKDERSINKVIDAKVRELLLNRLREYGDAKKAFSNLTENPICLNREENITVKRVTISGVSNVEALHTKKDHNGNEILDNKGKPIPTDFVSTGNNHHVAIYRDDRGNLQEEVVSFYEAVIRKNLGLPIIDKNHKNGWEFLFTMKQNEFFVFPNTETGFDPETIDLLDPKNRELISPNLFRVQKIATKNYYFRHHLETTVEDKKELKNITYKPIQSLKPIEPIIKVRVNHLGHIVQVGEY; encoded by the coding sequence ATGAAAAAAATATTAGGACTTGATTTAGGCTCTGCCTCTATAGGCTGGGCATTCGTACATGAAGATGATATAGACAAAAAATCTGAAATTATAAATACTGGAGTTCGTATTGTACCACTAACTACAGAAGAGGAATCGGACTTTAAAAAAGGAAATACCATTTCTATTAATGCCGACAGAACACTGAAACGTGGAGCAAGGAGAAACTTACAACGTTTTAAACTAAGGCGTGAGGCTTTACTTGAAATTTTTAAAGAAGCTGGATTTATACCACAGGATTATCATTATGCCGAAGATGGAGAGAATACTACTTTTTCTACTTACGAATTAAGGGCTAAAGCAGCAACCGAGATGATTTCGAAAGAAGAGTTAGTCAAAGTACTGCTAATGATTAATAAAAAACGGGGCTATAAAAGCAGCCGTAAAGCAAAATCGGAAGAAGAAGGGCAGGCAATTGACGGTATGGCGATAGCCAAAGAGCTATATACTAAAAATATCACTCCTGGGCAGTGGGTATATACCAGCCTATCCGAAGGCGGAAAGTACATTCCTGACTTTTACCGTTCTGACCTTATTAGCGAATTTGAAAAAATTGTACGCTTCCAGAATCAGTTTTATCCTGAAATTTTTAATGATAAACTGTTGGAAGTTATAAAAGTTGAGAAATCCAAAGTTTCCGATTATTTCAAGACATTACATATAGAGCTTGCCGAAAATAAAGGTAATTATCAGGAAAAAAGATTACAACAATATGAATGGCGGGCTAATGCTGTAAAGCAGGAATTAACCCCACAAGAAACTGCTTATATACTAACGGAGATTAAGAAGCAGATTAATAACTCAAGTGGTTATTTAGGCGCTATTAGCGACCGCAGTAAAGAATTGTATTTTGATAGCCTTACCGTAGGGCAATATCTGTATCAACAACTTAAAGAAAATTCACATAATAGCCTGAAAAACCAAGTGTTTTACCGTCAGGATTATATGGACGAGTTTGATAAAATATGGAAAATACAATCAAAGCATCATAAAGAACTCACCGAAGCACTTAGAAAAGAAGTTAGAGATATTACTATTTTTTACCAAAGGCGTTTAAAATCGCAAAAACACCTGATAAGCCACTGCGAATTTGAAAAACAGCATAGGGTTATCCCAAAATCATCTCCCCTATTTCAGGAGTTCAGGATATGGCAAAACATTAATGCTATTGTTATTAAAAATACTGAAACAAAAGAAACCTTGCTTTTAGATGAAGATGCTAAAGATAGCCTTAGTGAGGCACTAAACTTTAAAGATAATTTAACCGATTTACAGCTTCTTAAATTCTTTAATCTGGATAAACGAGTGCATGAGGTTAACTTTAAAAAAATTGAAGGTAACAGAACCAATACAGCATTGTATAAGGCTTTTGAAGCTATTTTACGACAGGAAGGACAGGATGCCCTTGACTTCTCTAAAATGGATGCTGAGGATATAAAGAGTACAACAGCATTATTATTTAAGGACCTGAATATTGATACCCATATTATAGATTTTAATGCTGAGCTACAAGGTAATGACTTTGACAAACAACCATATTACCAGTTATGGCACCTACTCTATTCGGCAGAAGATGATGCTAAACTAAAAGATACATTACAGGAAAAATTTGGCTTTAAGCCAGAACACACGCACCATATTGCTAATGTAGACCTGCAAGCTGATTATGGTAACTTGAGTGCTAAAGCGATAAAAAAGATACTCCCTGAGTTAAAAGATGGGCATATGTATGATAAAGCATGCGATATGGCGGGCTACAATCATTCTTCATCATTAACAAAAGAAGAGAATGAGAACAGACCTCTAAAAGAAAAATTGGAACTTCTAAAAAAGAATAGTCTTCGTAATCCTGTGGTTGAGAAAATACTTAATCAAATGATAAATCTGGTTAATGCTATTATTGCCGACCCTACAATGGGAACGCCTAATGACATACGCGTAGAATTAGCTCGTGAACTTAAGGCGAACAGTGAACAGCGTGGGGAAATGACTAGGGCAATAAATAAAGCTACGAAAGAACATGAAGAGATAAGAAAATTACTAAAATCGGAATTTGGCATACCAAGAGTAACACGAAATGATATTATACGCTATAAACTATGGAAAGAAACGAATGGTATATCTATATATACAGGTAAGTGCATAGAGGCATCTAAACTATTTACTAAAGAATACGATATTGAACATATAATACCCAAATCACGATTGTTTGATGATAGTTTTTCTAATAAAACGCTTTGCGAAAGGCAATTTAATATTGATAAAGCCAACCGTACTGCATTCTCAATCTGTCAAGAGAAACATAGCGAATTTGAGTTCGAACAATATCAAAAACGTGTTAATGAATTGTTTACATCTGGTAAGATAAAATATACTAAATACAAAAAGCTCTTAATGGCTGACAATGAAATCCCAGAAGGGTTTATTGAAAGGCAGTTAAGAGAGTCACAGTATATTGCCAAAAAAGCTAAAGAATTGTTACAGGAAGTTTCAAGAAATGTAACTCCTACTATTGGAAGTATTACCGATAGGCTACGTGAAGACTGGGAATTGATTGAAGTAATGAAAGAACTTAACTGGGACAAGTACCATAAACTGGGACTTACCAGAGAAGAAACGGGTAAAGGCGGTGAGCGTTTACGAAAAATTAATGACTGGACGAAACGTAACGACCACCGCCACCACGCTATGGATGCTCTAACGGTAGCTTTTACAAAACCACAATATATTAATTATTTAAATAACCTTAATGCTAGAGATAGAGATGGTAAAAAGATTAATAGTATATTAGGTATCGAAGAAAAATACTTAGAGTATAAAAAGGGTAAACTAAAATTCAAATCACCCATTCCAAATTTTAGAGAAGAAGCGAAAAAACATTTAGAAAACATTATTGTTTCGTATAAGGCGAAGAATAAAGTAGTTACTAAGAATAAGAATATTACTAAAACAGCTAAAGGTACCAATAGTAAAATACAACTTACACCACGTGGGCAACTACATAAGGAAACAGTATATGGTAAAATAGTACAGTATAATAAAAAACAGGTAAAAGTAAATGCAGGCTTTACTGCCGATGTTATTAAGCAGGTAGTTAATGCAGCATATAAAGATGCTTTGTTAACGCGTTTGGAAGCTAATGACGGCGATCCTAAAAAGGCATTTACAGGTAAAAACTCACTAACCAAAAACCCCGTTTACTTAAATAATAATACTCAGGTTGTTCCTGATAAAGTAGAAATATCGTCCCCCATAGAGGTGTATACGATACGAAAAGAGGTTACTCCTGATAACTTTAAAGATGAGAGAAGCATCAATAAAGTTATTGACGCTAAAGTAAGAGAATTGCTTTTAAACCGACTAAGGGAATATGGCGATGCTAAAAAAGCTTTTTCAAATCTTACTGAAAACCCTATTTGTTTAAATAGAGAAGAAAATATAACTGTAAAACGAGTTACTATAAGTGGTGTTAGTAATGTAGAAGCATTGCATACCAAAAAAGACCATAATGGCAACGAAATTTTGGATAACAAAGGTAAACCTATTCCTACTGATTTTGTGAGTACTGGTAATAACCATCATGTAGCCATTTACAGGGATGACAGAGGCAACTTACAAGAAGAGGTTGTTTCTTTTTACGAGGCTGTAATACGCAAAAATTTAGGGCTTCCTATTATTGATAAAAATCATAAAAATGGGTGGGAGTTTTTATTTACCATGAAACAAAATGAGTTTTTTGTTTTCCCAAATACTGAAACTGGTTTTGACCCTGAAACTATTGATTTACTTGATCCTAAAAACAGGGAACTAATTAGCCCTAATTTATTTAGAGTGCAAAAAATAGCGACAAAAAATTATTATTTCAGACATCATCTTGAAACCACAGTTGAAGATAAAAAAGAGCTGAAAAATATTACCTATAAACCAATACAAAGCCTTAAACCTATTGAACCTATCATAAAAGTAAGAGTCAATCATTTAGGACATATAGTACAAGTCGGAGAATATTAA
- the cas1 gene encoding type II CRISPR-associated endonuclease Cas1 — MIKRTLFFGNPAYLSTKNEQLVVAYPDKEETKTVPIEDIGMLVLENQQITITNGLLEKLVYNKAAIINCNQQHMPIGLLMPLSGHTEQSERFKSQINASLPLKKNLWQQTVSAKILNQAGLLQERGTPVRKMQHWARDVTSGDTLNHEARAAVYYWQNLFDIESFTRHQNGAPPNNLLNYGYAILRGITARALVSSGMLPTLGIFHRNKYNAYCLADDIMEPYRPFVDLIVCHVLDNEDDCEELTIDIKKHLLSIAAIDVTIDGKKSPLMVAMSRTTNSLYECFEGTSRKILYPVYV; from the coding sequence ATGATAAAGCGTACTCTGTTTTTTGGCAACCCTGCTTATTTAAGTACTAAAAATGAACAGCTTGTAGTTGCCTATCCTGATAAAGAAGAAACTAAAACTGTTCCTATAGAAGACATTGGTATGCTCGTACTGGAAAATCAGCAAATTACTATAACTAACGGTCTTCTTGAAAAGTTGGTTTATAATAAAGCTGCTATTATTAATTGTAATCAGCAACATATGCCAATAGGGCTTTTAATGCCGCTCAGCGGTCATACGGAGCAATCAGAACGTTTCAAAAGTCAAATCAATGCTTCTTTGCCTCTAAAAAAGAATTTATGGCAACAAACAGTATCAGCAAAAATTTTGAATCAGGCAGGGTTACTACAAGAGCGTGGCACACCAGTTAGGAAAATGCAGCATTGGGCAAGAGACGTTACTTCGGGCGATACGCTTAACCATGAGGCAAGAGCTGCAGTTTATTATTGGCAGAATTTATTTGATATAGAAAGTTTTACGAGACATCAAAACGGAGCTCCGCCAAATAATTTACTAAATTATGGTTATGCTATATTAAGAGGTATTACAGCGAGAGCTTTAGTTAGTTCCGGAATGTTACCAACCTTAGGGATATTTCATAGGAATAAATATAATGCTTATTGTCTTGCTGATGATATTATGGAACCATATCGACCATTTGTAGATCTTATTGTTTGTCATGTTTTAGATAACGAAGATGATTGTGAGGAATTAACTATTGATATTAAAAAACATTTGTTAAGTATTGCTGCTATTGATGTCACTATAGATGGCAAAAAAAGCCCTCTTATGGTAGCTATGAGCCGTACAACGAATTCATTATACGAGTGCTTTGAGGGGACTTCAAGAAAAATTTTATATCCTGTATATGTATGA
- the cas2 gene encoding CRISPR-associated endonuclease Cas2: MYDDCYYTRLNQYRSLWVLVFFDLPTETRKDRKIATSFRKKLLDDGFSMFQFSIYMRFCASRENAEVHTKRVRNNLPHHGKVGVMQITDKQFGMIEIFHGKKSIDPEKPSQQLELF; this comes from the coding sequence ATGTATGATGATTGTTATTACACACGTTTAAATCAATATAGAAGTTTGTGGGTATTAGTATTTTTTGATTTACCGACAGAAACAAGAAAAGATAGAAAGATAGCTACGTCATTCAGAAAAAAACTCTTAGATGATGGTTTTTCTATGTTTCAATTTTCTATCTATATGCGCTTTTGTGCCAGTAGAGAAAATGCTGAAGTGCATACAAAACGAGTACGTAATAACTTACCTCATCATGGTAAAGTGGGTGTTATGCAAATAACAGATAAACAATTTGGGATGATAGAAATTTTCCATGGTAAGAAATCTATTGATCCTGAAAAACCTTCACAGCAATTAGAATTGTTTTAA